A genomic segment from Brienomyrus brachyistius isolate T26 chromosome 9, BBRACH_0.4, whole genome shotgun sequence encodes:
- the LOC125749297 gene encoding mdm2-binding protein isoform X2: MDRFVLVVNFTKKGDCKTVDKDLDLVKQIHDFLKSLASTSAPQHSLFPACLPGRVPAGRRWYFAVQASCGSSQFCSSEWDELGVGCHRSDCEDTGPSALDTCRGALLEKGAEDDNEELLGPQAQSELFEEAAEVLHQLADKLPPPGQALLDVVLLSTDTEAPSTKEFLPVLGSLKHMQAWHSAKITVATANNAGWQTIASYLLTDIHDQEKLLSCIDQDESWRGSILVREKKFLSELRFGGFCLKARPSDSNVLSARVLSQACTDRTLNTEVFQYYQPVLDLVQLVSVPDLPVYLHSRVEFDLALTTKTARSRLLLDQLSTLRGKVGALFSLSCTVSSLAVTPAPQLGSQKWKEFIARRPKALPVPDVEVKGELGQYFWLVQGTDTGGCTARMIHSANQINGAAALATANGLLGEKDLALSGTCVDAWLSSLPCLHGDQLIRRERNLEKVQALAVKECLRRREESLNPVSIPVTDLKVLLRLAREQYLMMHDARLPRAATLIAEKENHTREVPVSVRTAGLQDLPERSVLLNFENQAKIRQQRSSSLRLASGSSECLLGPKDGQKETPALLDAKEMLRHFSSDGHPTGELQPLPVQRGEHPFQLSSDLTPRKVTQLPFSKATRSHYHGIEFCLDEQKALDRDKSLVRLHSRLIRYETQTTCSKEPRPVPFALSPAPFIQSPAPSPSVLSEPSSIPDGEALMSETRGEPPRLKRRCWEADGMHTYKRLVKSDSNESLGSKSSGSSGTQLGARTLRRKPAGSQVIPTSARPAPCPQRSETTNQPPAGDAATKESRSQKHNRVGSCCYSYSPLPAGSLVTFCIFCLTVKIRSVFKCQMLNEVVMKTLKLHGITGEHKCFEACSQRLFEISKFYLKDLKTSRGLHEEMKKAAQNNCKQVIQWVLEKASRK; encoded by the exons TTCTGCAGCTCTGAATGGGATGAGCTCGGGGTGGGATGTCACAGGAGTGACTGTGAGGACACTGGGCCGTCGGCCTTGGATACCTGCAGAGGTGCCCTGCTCGAGAAGGGGGCGGAGGACGACAACGAGGAACTGCTGGGCCCCCAGGCACAGTCAGA GTTGTTTGAGGAGGCCGCTGAGGTCCTTCACCAGCTGGCTGACAAGCTGCCTCCTCCGG GTCAGGCTCTCCTGGATGTTGTTTTGTTGTCAACCGATACGGAAGCTCCAAGCACAAAGGAATTCCTTCCAGTTCTTGGTTCACTGAAGCACATGCAAGCATGGCATTCAGCCAAGATTACCGTGGCGACGGCGAACAATGCAGG TTGGCAGACAATAGCCTCGTACTTGCTGACTGACATACATGACCAAGAAAAGCTGCTGTCCTGCATTGATCAGGATGAATCATGGAGAGGAAGCATCCTTGTTAGAGAGAAAAAG TTCCTCTCAGAGTTGCGGTTTGGAGGGTTCTGCCTTAAAGCAAGACCAAGTGACAGCAACGTACTGTCCGCTCGCGTGTTGAGCCAGGCCTGCACGGACCGCACGCTGAACACAGAG GTGTTCCAGTATTACCAGCCAGTCTTGGACTTGGTGCAGCTGGTCAGTGTCCCTGACCTCCCAGTCTACCTCCATTCCAGGGTGGAATTCGATCT TGCACTGACCACCAAGACGGCCAGGTCTAGGCTGCTTCTAGATCAACTTAGTACTCTTCGTGGAAAG GTTGGAGCTCTGTTCAGTCTCTCCTGCACTGTCAGCTCCCTGGCTGTGACCCCAGCTCCACAGCTCGGCTCTCAGAAGTGGAAGGAGTTCATAGCCAGGAGACCCAAAGCCTTGCCTG TTCCAGATGTTGAAGTGAAAGGGGAACTCGGTCAGTACTTCTGGCTGGTCCAGGGCACGGACACTGGAGGCTGCACTGCAAGGATGATtcactcagccaatcagattaacGGTGCTGCCGCCCTGGCGACAGCCAATGGGCTTCTGGGAGAGAAAGACCTTGCGCTCTCAG GCACCTGCGTGGACGCCTGGTTGTCGTCACTGCCCTGTCTCCATGGAGACCAGCTGATACGGCGGGAGCGGAACCTGGAGAAGGTGCAAGCGCTTGCTGTGAAGGAATGTCTTA GGAGGAGGGAGGAATCTCTGAATCCAGTGTCCATTCCAGTCACTGACCTGAAGGTCCTACTGCGTCTGGCACGTGAGCAGTACCTCATGATGCACGACGCTCGTCTGCCCAGAGCTGCAACCCTCATCGCAGAGAAGGAGAACCACACCAGGGAGGTTCCTG TAAGCGTGAGGACGGCTGGATTGCAGGACTTGCCCGAGAGAAGCGTGCTCCTGAATTTCGAGAACCAGGCGAAGATCCGTCAGCAGAGGAG CTCGAGCCTCCGCCTTGCGAGTGGTTCCTCGGAGTGCCTGTTGGGGCCTAAGGATGGTCAGAAGGAGACTCCCGCCCTGCTGGATGCCAAGGAGATGCTGCGTCACTTCAGCTCAGACGGGCATCCCACCGGAGAGCTTCAGCCGCTGCCGGTCCAGCGCGG GGAGCATCCCTTCCAGCTGTCCTCGGACCTGACACCTAGGAAGGTGACCCAGCTGCCCTTCAGTAAAGCAACCAGGTCCCACTACCATGGCATAGA GTTCTGCTTGGATGAACAGAAGGCCCTGGACCGGGACAAGAGCCTCGTCAGGCTACATTCGCGTCTGATCCGTTACGAGACCCAGACCACCTGCTCCAAGGAGCCACGCCCCGTGCCCTTCGCCctaagccccgcccccttcaTCCAGAGCCCCGCCCCATCTCCCAGCGTGCTCTCCGAGCCCAGCAGCATACCGGACGGGGAGGCGCTGATGTCCGAGACCCGGGGAGAGCCGCCGAGGCTAAAGAGGCGCTGCTGGGAGGCGGATGGCATGCACACGTACAAACG ACTGGTCAAATCAGATAGCAACGAGTCTCTGGGCTCCAAGTCTAGCGGCAGCAGTGGCACCCAGCTGGGGGCTCGGACCCTGCGGCGGAAGCCTGCCGGGTCACAGGTCATTCCCACCTCCGCCAGACCCGCCCCTTGCCCTCAGCGGAGTGAGACCACCAATCAGCCTCCCGCCGGAGACGCTGCGACCAAGGAGTCCCGTTCACAGAAACACAACAGGGTGGGAAGCTGTTGCTACAGTTACAGCCCTTTGCCTGCTGGTTCTTTAGTGACGTTTTGCATATTCTGTCTCACGGTCAAGATAAGAAGCGTCTTTAAGTGTCAG ATGCTGAACGAGGTTGTCATGAAGACACTGAAGCTGCACGGTATCACCGGCGAGCACAAGTGCTTCGAAGCCTGCAGTCAGAGATTATTCGAAATATCCAAGTTTTATCTGAAG GATCTGAAAACCTCCAGAGGTCTCCatgaagaaatgaaaaaagcCGCCCAGAATAACTGTAAGCAG GTTATCCAGTGGGTCCTTGAAAAGGCTTCCAGAAAGTGA
- the LOC125749297 gene encoding mdm2-binding protein isoform X3 translates to MDRFVLVVNFTKKGDCKTVDKDLDLVKQIHDFLKSLASTSAPQHSLFPACLPGRVPAGRRWYFAVQASCGSSQFCSSEWDELGVGCHRSDCEDTGPSALDTCRGALLEKGAEDDNEELLGPQAQSELFEEAAEVLHQLADKLPPPGQALLDVVLLSTDTEAPSTKEFLPVLGSLKHMQAWHSAKITVATANNAGWQTIASYLLTDIHDQEKLLSCIDQDESWRGSILVREKKFLSELRFGGFCLKARPSDSNVLSARVLSQACTDRTLNTEVFQYYQPVLDLVQLVSVPDLPVYLHSRVEFDLALTTKTARSRLLLDQLSTLRGKVGALFSLSCTVSSLAVTPAPQLGSQKWKEFIARRPKALPVPDVEVKGELGQYFWLVQGTDTGGCTARMIHSANQINGAAALATANGLLGEKDLALSGTCVDAWLSSLPCLHGDQLIRRERNLEKVQALAVKECLRRREESLNPVSIPVTDLKVLLRLAREQYLMMHDARLPRAATLIAEKENHTREVPAVSVRTAGLQDLPERSVLLNFENQAKIRQQRSSSLRLASGSSECLLGPKDGQKETPALLDAKEMLRHFSSDGHPTGELQPLPVQRGEHPFQLSSDLTPRKVTQLPFSKATRSHYHGIEFCLDEQKALDRDKSLVRLHSRLIRYETQTTCSKEPRPVPFALSPAPFIQSPAPSPSVLSEPSSIPDGEALMSETRGEPPRLKRRCWEADGMHTYKRLVKSDSNESLGSKSSGSSGTQLGARTLRRKPAGSQVIPTSARPAPCPQRSETTNQPPAGDAATKESRSQKHNRMLNEVVMKTLKLHGITGEHKCFEACSQRLFEISKFYLKDLKTSRGLHEEMKKAAQNNCKQVIQWVLEKASRK, encoded by the exons TTCTGCAGCTCTGAATGGGATGAGCTCGGGGTGGGATGTCACAGGAGTGACTGTGAGGACACTGGGCCGTCGGCCTTGGATACCTGCAGAGGTGCCCTGCTCGAGAAGGGGGCGGAGGACGACAACGAGGAACTGCTGGGCCCCCAGGCACAGTCAGA GTTGTTTGAGGAGGCCGCTGAGGTCCTTCACCAGCTGGCTGACAAGCTGCCTCCTCCGG GTCAGGCTCTCCTGGATGTTGTTTTGTTGTCAACCGATACGGAAGCTCCAAGCACAAAGGAATTCCTTCCAGTTCTTGGTTCACTGAAGCACATGCAAGCATGGCATTCAGCCAAGATTACCGTGGCGACGGCGAACAATGCAGG TTGGCAGACAATAGCCTCGTACTTGCTGACTGACATACATGACCAAGAAAAGCTGCTGTCCTGCATTGATCAGGATGAATCATGGAGAGGAAGCATCCTTGTTAGAGAGAAAAAG TTCCTCTCAGAGTTGCGGTTTGGAGGGTTCTGCCTTAAAGCAAGACCAAGTGACAGCAACGTACTGTCCGCTCGCGTGTTGAGCCAGGCCTGCACGGACCGCACGCTGAACACAGAG GTGTTCCAGTATTACCAGCCAGTCTTGGACTTGGTGCAGCTGGTCAGTGTCCCTGACCTCCCAGTCTACCTCCATTCCAGGGTGGAATTCGATCT TGCACTGACCACCAAGACGGCCAGGTCTAGGCTGCTTCTAGATCAACTTAGTACTCTTCGTGGAAAG GTTGGAGCTCTGTTCAGTCTCTCCTGCACTGTCAGCTCCCTGGCTGTGACCCCAGCTCCACAGCTCGGCTCTCAGAAGTGGAAGGAGTTCATAGCCAGGAGACCCAAAGCCTTGCCTG TTCCAGATGTTGAAGTGAAAGGGGAACTCGGTCAGTACTTCTGGCTGGTCCAGGGCACGGACACTGGAGGCTGCACTGCAAGGATGATtcactcagccaatcagattaacGGTGCTGCCGCCCTGGCGACAGCCAATGGGCTTCTGGGAGAGAAAGACCTTGCGCTCTCAG GCACCTGCGTGGACGCCTGGTTGTCGTCACTGCCCTGTCTCCATGGAGACCAGCTGATACGGCGGGAGCGGAACCTGGAGAAGGTGCAAGCGCTTGCTGTGAAGGAATGTCTTA GGAGGAGGGAGGAATCTCTGAATCCAGTGTCCATTCCAGTCACTGACCTGAAGGTCCTACTGCGTCTGGCACGTGAGCAGTACCTCATGATGCACGACGCTCGTCTGCCCAGAGCTGCAACCCTCATCGCAGAGAAGGAGAACCACACCAGGGAGGTTCCTG CAGTAAGCGTGAGGACGGCTGGATTGCAGGACTTGCCCGAGAGAAGCGTGCTCCTGAATTTCGAGAACCAGGCGAAGATCCGTCAGCAGAGGAG CTCGAGCCTCCGCCTTGCGAGTGGTTCCTCGGAGTGCCTGTTGGGGCCTAAGGATGGTCAGAAGGAGACTCCCGCCCTGCTGGATGCCAAGGAGATGCTGCGTCACTTCAGCTCAGACGGGCATCCCACCGGAGAGCTTCAGCCGCTGCCGGTCCAGCGCGG GGAGCATCCCTTCCAGCTGTCCTCGGACCTGACACCTAGGAAGGTGACCCAGCTGCCCTTCAGTAAAGCAACCAGGTCCCACTACCATGGCATAGA GTTCTGCTTGGATGAACAGAAGGCCCTGGACCGGGACAAGAGCCTCGTCAGGCTACATTCGCGTCTGATCCGTTACGAGACCCAGACCACCTGCTCCAAGGAGCCACGCCCCGTGCCCTTCGCCctaagccccgcccccttcaTCCAGAGCCCCGCCCCATCTCCCAGCGTGCTCTCCGAGCCCAGCAGCATACCGGACGGGGAGGCGCTGATGTCCGAGACCCGGGGAGAGCCGCCGAGGCTAAAGAGGCGCTGCTGGGAGGCGGATGGCATGCACACGTACAAACG ACTGGTCAAATCAGATAGCAACGAGTCTCTGGGCTCCAAGTCTAGCGGCAGCAGTGGCACCCAGCTGGGGGCTCGGACCCTGCGGCGGAAGCCTGCCGGGTCACAGGTCATTCCCACCTCCGCCAGACCCGCCCCTTGCCCTCAGCGGAGTGAGACCACCAATCAGCCTCCCGCCGGAGACGCTGCGACCAAGGAGTCCCGTTCACAGAAACACAACAGG ATGCTGAACGAGGTTGTCATGAAGACACTGAAGCTGCACGGTATCACCGGCGAGCACAAGTGCTTCGAAGCCTGCAGTCAGAGATTATTCGAAATATCCAAGTTTTATCTGAAG GATCTGAAAACCTCCAGAGGTCTCCatgaagaaatgaaaaaagcCGCCCAGAATAACTGTAAGCAG GTTATCCAGTGGGTCCTTGAAAAGGCTTCCAGAAAGTGA
- the LOC125749297 gene encoding mdm2-binding protein isoform X1, producing the protein MDRFVLVVNFTKKGDCKTVDKDLDLVKQIHDFLKSLASTSAPQHSLFPACLPGRVPAGRRWYFAVQASCGSSQFCSSEWDELGVGCHRSDCEDTGPSALDTCRGALLEKGAEDDNEELLGPQAQSELFEEAAEVLHQLADKLPPPGQALLDVVLLSTDTEAPSTKEFLPVLGSLKHMQAWHSAKITVATANNAGWQTIASYLLTDIHDQEKLLSCIDQDESWRGSILVREKKFLSELRFGGFCLKARPSDSNVLSARVLSQACTDRTLNTEVFQYYQPVLDLVQLVSVPDLPVYLHSRVEFDLALTTKTARSRLLLDQLSTLRGKVGALFSLSCTVSSLAVTPAPQLGSQKWKEFIARRPKALPVPDVEVKGELGQYFWLVQGTDTGGCTARMIHSANQINGAAALATANGLLGEKDLALSGTCVDAWLSSLPCLHGDQLIRRERNLEKVQALAVKECLRRREESLNPVSIPVTDLKVLLRLAREQYLMMHDARLPRAATLIAEKENHTREVPAVSVRTAGLQDLPERSVLLNFENQAKIRQQRSSSLRLASGSSECLLGPKDGQKETPALLDAKEMLRHFSSDGHPTGELQPLPVQRGEHPFQLSSDLTPRKVTQLPFSKATRSHYHGIEFCLDEQKALDRDKSLVRLHSRLIRYETQTTCSKEPRPVPFALSPAPFIQSPAPSPSVLSEPSSIPDGEALMSETRGEPPRLKRRCWEADGMHTYKRLVKSDSNESLGSKSSGSSGTQLGARTLRRKPAGSQVIPTSARPAPCPQRSETTNQPPAGDAATKESRSQKHNRVGSCCYSYSPLPAGSLVTFCIFCLTVKIRSVFKCQMLNEVVMKTLKLHGITGEHKCFEACSQRLFEISKFYLKDLKTSRGLHEEMKKAAQNNCKQVIQWVLEKASRK; encoded by the exons TTCTGCAGCTCTGAATGGGATGAGCTCGGGGTGGGATGTCACAGGAGTGACTGTGAGGACACTGGGCCGTCGGCCTTGGATACCTGCAGAGGTGCCCTGCTCGAGAAGGGGGCGGAGGACGACAACGAGGAACTGCTGGGCCCCCAGGCACAGTCAGA GTTGTTTGAGGAGGCCGCTGAGGTCCTTCACCAGCTGGCTGACAAGCTGCCTCCTCCGG GTCAGGCTCTCCTGGATGTTGTTTTGTTGTCAACCGATACGGAAGCTCCAAGCACAAAGGAATTCCTTCCAGTTCTTGGTTCACTGAAGCACATGCAAGCATGGCATTCAGCCAAGATTACCGTGGCGACGGCGAACAATGCAGG TTGGCAGACAATAGCCTCGTACTTGCTGACTGACATACATGACCAAGAAAAGCTGCTGTCCTGCATTGATCAGGATGAATCATGGAGAGGAAGCATCCTTGTTAGAGAGAAAAAG TTCCTCTCAGAGTTGCGGTTTGGAGGGTTCTGCCTTAAAGCAAGACCAAGTGACAGCAACGTACTGTCCGCTCGCGTGTTGAGCCAGGCCTGCACGGACCGCACGCTGAACACAGAG GTGTTCCAGTATTACCAGCCAGTCTTGGACTTGGTGCAGCTGGTCAGTGTCCCTGACCTCCCAGTCTACCTCCATTCCAGGGTGGAATTCGATCT TGCACTGACCACCAAGACGGCCAGGTCTAGGCTGCTTCTAGATCAACTTAGTACTCTTCGTGGAAAG GTTGGAGCTCTGTTCAGTCTCTCCTGCACTGTCAGCTCCCTGGCTGTGACCCCAGCTCCACAGCTCGGCTCTCAGAAGTGGAAGGAGTTCATAGCCAGGAGACCCAAAGCCTTGCCTG TTCCAGATGTTGAAGTGAAAGGGGAACTCGGTCAGTACTTCTGGCTGGTCCAGGGCACGGACACTGGAGGCTGCACTGCAAGGATGATtcactcagccaatcagattaacGGTGCTGCCGCCCTGGCGACAGCCAATGGGCTTCTGGGAGAGAAAGACCTTGCGCTCTCAG GCACCTGCGTGGACGCCTGGTTGTCGTCACTGCCCTGTCTCCATGGAGACCAGCTGATACGGCGGGAGCGGAACCTGGAGAAGGTGCAAGCGCTTGCTGTGAAGGAATGTCTTA GGAGGAGGGAGGAATCTCTGAATCCAGTGTCCATTCCAGTCACTGACCTGAAGGTCCTACTGCGTCTGGCACGTGAGCAGTACCTCATGATGCACGACGCTCGTCTGCCCAGAGCTGCAACCCTCATCGCAGAGAAGGAGAACCACACCAGGGAGGTTCCTG CAGTAAGCGTGAGGACGGCTGGATTGCAGGACTTGCCCGAGAGAAGCGTGCTCCTGAATTTCGAGAACCAGGCGAAGATCCGTCAGCAGAGGAG CTCGAGCCTCCGCCTTGCGAGTGGTTCCTCGGAGTGCCTGTTGGGGCCTAAGGATGGTCAGAAGGAGACTCCCGCCCTGCTGGATGCCAAGGAGATGCTGCGTCACTTCAGCTCAGACGGGCATCCCACCGGAGAGCTTCAGCCGCTGCCGGTCCAGCGCGG GGAGCATCCCTTCCAGCTGTCCTCGGACCTGACACCTAGGAAGGTGACCCAGCTGCCCTTCAGTAAAGCAACCAGGTCCCACTACCATGGCATAGA GTTCTGCTTGGATGAACAGAAGGCCCTGGACCGGGACAAGAGCCTCGTCAGGCTACATTCGCGTCTGATCCGTTACGAGACCCAGACCACCTGCTCCAAGGAGCCACGCCCCGTGCCCTTCGCCctaagccccgcccccttcaTCCAGAGCCCCGCCCCATCTCCCAGCGTGCTCTCCGAGCCCAGCAGCATACCGGACGGGGAGGCGCTGATGTCCGAGACCCGGGGAGAGCCGCCGAGGCTAAAGAGGCGCTGCTGGGAGGCGGATGGCATGCACACGTACAAACG ACTGGTCAAATCAGATAGCAACGAGTCTCTGGGCTCCAAGTCTAGCGGCAGCAGTGGCACCCAGCTGGGGGCTCGGACCCTGCGGCGGAAGCCTGCCGGGTCACAGGTCATTCCCACCTCCGCCAGACCCGCCCCTTGCCCTCAGCGGAGTGAGACCACCAATCAGCCTCCCGCCGGAGACGCTGCGACCAAGGAGTCCCGTTCACAGAAACACAACAGGGTGGGAAGCTGTTGCTACAGTTACAGCCCTTTGCCTGCTGGTTCTTTAGTGACGTTTTGCATATTCTGTCTCACGGTCAAGATAAGAAGCGTCTTTAAGTGTCAG ATGCTGAACGAGGTTGTCATGAAGACACTGAAGCTGCACGGTATCACCGGCGAGCACAAGTGCTTCGAAGCCTGCAGTCAGAGATTATTCGAAATATCCAAGTTTTATCTGAAG GATCTGAAAACCTCCAGAGGTCTCCatgaagaaatgaaaaaagcCGCCCAGAATAACTGTAAGCAG GTTATCCAGTGGGTCCTTGAAAAGGCTTCCAGAAAGTGA